The Hoplias malabaricus isolate fHopMal1 chromosome X2, fHopMal1.hap1, whole genome shotgun sequence genomic interval CAATGGCAGAAAGTTTTGAAGAAGGCCGTGTCAGATCCAAGTCTGCAATTACCCATGTTTTCCTCTGGTCTGCCCCCTAGTGGAAGCCTAGCACATAGGCAAGTATGTTAAAATTACATTCATGTTTTGGTTTGTCGGGataatttttttcttccttttcacATTCCAAATGATATCCTAAGTGAAAATTTTCTGTTACAATGTTAATGTTTCCACTTGGCCATAAAATTAACTGAAAAATGCTTAAGGTGGTGAACGCTATTTATGGGAACACTTCGTAAATATTTATGATTAATTATGAAGTGCTATAACTCCATTACAATTATTTGTgaccaggagaaaaaaaaatgaagtgcCCAAAATCTCTCAAAGCACATCAGTTTTGTTTTCTAAGTGACTATCAAATAAGAATAATAtccattaattataataattgcaTTGTAAAAAACTGTAAGGATTAGGCATTTAGATTATTTCTTGCTTATAAGTAGTAGTTTTAGGGAATACAATAGTGTTAAAAAAGTATAGAATTCACTTGTGTGTCCATTTCACACACAAGTGAATCAAAGTTAGACACTTCAAATGCTTTGCATTAATAAAGTGTAAGTGCATTTAATGGGTTATCTATTTGTGGGGTGGCCAATCAGctgcaataaaaaattattaaagataaataaactttttttggAACTTCATGAATGTCAACATAGACAATAACAGCACTGGAGCTTAACTATACAtgtatcatttacatttacagcagtgTTCTATTAATCCTTAACAATAACACAAGAAAGGGACATTTCAGGTAAGATTTACAGCAGTAGATTCTATCCTGGGCTGCATTGAGATGCTGGAGTGGGTTTCACTAAAAATAGCAGGACATGGATTTTGCAACAAACTGGTTTATTTCCCTTGAGGGAAAAAAAGTTCAACTTGAATCTATAAATATTGCCCATAAAAACCTGTGCTGCTTCATCTCCATTTGCAAAAGCTGGCTTGCATTTATGTACACCTATGCTAATTACAAGCTAGTGTGATGGAAAAAGTGTATGTTGTTTGGCCACAATTCAGCTATGGAACTATTTCAGAGAAGACAAATAATTTAATGCTTTAACAAACCAACCAATCTTAATTTGTAGTTGCTTATTATACTCATTAAATTGCACAAGTACAACTGCTGCATTAAAGCAGTATCACATTCAACATCATGTTGTATATCAGTAAAGTAAATATCGGCATGGCAGGAATTTTTTTCAACAATTAATCGGCAGCCTCCTGGCTACAGTCAAGCAACAGCTAGACTGATATTTAGCAAGCACTCCTTCTCATTATACTGTTTAAACAATGCCACTTGAGCATGTTACCCACAGGTTAGCCACACATTACTGAAATTCTGCCAATTAATTTTTAGGGTATGGTCTTAAAGTAATATTATTCCAGTGGCAATGACTTGATTCGCAAAACCCTTATTGTCGCTACAGTTCAATTCCAATTCCAGTACTAAAAGAAATTTTATGAGGCATCTTCCCCATACCACTAGAAGCCATGTTGAATTGGTGCATGCCATTAATATactgaataaaattaaataaataaaggcattaaataaaatacaatatgtgtgtgttcttcattgatttaaaaaaaaaaaaaaaaaaagatgtgaaTTTGATGTGTGATTATGAAAGAAACCTCACAGACTAGATAAGCACCAGGCAGTGATGGAGTGAAAAACTCCATTACATAGAATGCAACTATTTGataacaaataaacagacaaacccAGTTTAATGAACATTTCTCTTCCATATATATGTAAGTCTACTTTGTTTTGGGCTATCAGCCAAGAGGTAATTCAAGAGTAAGTGGACAACAAACAGTGACTATATATTAGAAAAACTACAGAATTCAAGCTGTCAACCAGGGTATATTGAGAGGTAACTGAAAGAAAAGAATATGTTTGGATCTGAGCTGAGGTTTTAGTGTGTTAAGACACTAATATTGACTTTccttcatttaatttcatgcatcTTCTTAAGACATGCTGCTGCAACAACTAATAAAAGCTCATATTTCCAAACATGTTCCTTTTATAACAAAGTGCTATTGTCAGAGGATTCCTGATGAATTTTCAACAAATGACACTTTTCCTATGTATACTAATAAGATTTTGTATATTTAATGACAAAATTTCTGTCCTGATCGTATGCGTTAATTATTTGACTGGGAtggtctgtttttctttctaaaTACTTACAAAGTCATTGTTTTCTCAGTTgctctgaatttaaaaaaaagaaaatgaattatctAGAGATTAAAAACTGGTTTTCTGTCAGGATTGGCTTTTTAAacagaataatttaaaaataagctCCCCCTTCCTAAGTTTTTCAGTCCCAGTCTTTACCccttttaaacaaaaatgtctGTTTTATAAATACTAATGTCAATATATGACTTTAAAGCAGCAATGAGGAAAGGGATAAATAAATGTGCACACTTatgtagaaaacaaaaaataaattcctGTTAGTGTGGTTAAAATTagcagacatttttaaaatgggtgcaaaaacaaaccaaaataaaaaccCCAAAAGAGATTTATAAGTGACTATTTTTTGTTTCACAAAGATAACTACACAGAATATTAAGTGCGTAATGCAAACTATGTCGAGGTAATAAGGTCTTATCGCAGAATTGTTGTCTGGAAGTCACCAGACCAAAAGTACAGTGCAAAAGAAAGCGCAAAAGTAAAAGTAAGTTTCTTAAAGTAAGATTTTAAGCAATCATGCATCCCTGAATTACTATTTTTAAGCAAtatttccataaaaaaaaaaaaaacatggctaaCTTTAAATCAGTTGCAGTGTTGCAGAATATAAATAGTTAAAACTAATGACAGTAATTATATAGTGTGTGAGggtgtctctctccctgctaTATATACTGAAATCaacattctctttttttttttttttgacttacTTAGTTTTAcacttatattttaaaatatactcaGTAAATTCTACCACAAGCTCAGTAGTGTGAGAGAGGAGTTCTGAAAATGAGAAAAGGAGTTTTGAAGGGATTTTGAAGGGCTCATTTAAAACCTTCTGCTCACCCTTTGCACTCCATATGTTTTGTTCAACTTAACTGGATACTGTCCAATAATGGTATTGTTCAGTTCATAGGAATAGGGCAAGTAAGGGCAAATTAATTGGCCTGcttctgttttttaaacaaaatgtcagGATTTGATTCACTTATGGCTTTCATAAGCATTTGTTATctaaaaaaacagtttaaaacccCAGTTATTTGATCCCTGCAGTTGTGCTCACCCTGATAACGCAACGTAAATTGGCACAATTAAAGCCCTGTCCTGTTCTCAGTTAGTAACTTTGTTACATtgagtgttttatttaatgttattcaTTTGTAGGTTACCCATTCCTTGTAATACATCCTATTCCATTGTGCTGAGAGTACCAGTTGGTTTTGATGGGTTCTCTGCTTCTGCAGTGATCCCAGAGTCTTGTCCCTCTATCCTCAGCATCTGTTTAAGCTTCTTCTTTGGTGGGTTCTTCAATGTGCCCATCCGCTCTTTCACTTTGTACTCAAGGGTACTGTGAGGAATACCATAGATGTTCTGTGCCTTTGAAACACTCATTTTCCCACTCATCACGACAGTAATGGCCTCTTCAAGGATCTCACTGTTGTACTGTCGGTAGCGACCTCTTTTCTTCCGTGGCTGTTTAGAGCCTGTTGGATCTGCTTCTGGATCAGAAGTTGAATACTGTGGTGCAGGTGTTGACTGGTCAGCATCTGAGCCCCAGTACTCACCTACAGCAGTTCCATCAAGTAGGGCTCCTAAGCCTGCCCTACGATTCTGTTTGGGTAGGATAGCCCTAAGCTTCCTTTGTAGACAATTCTCTGACTGGACACTGGTCACTCTCATGGAGCTACAACTATAGAGATCAGAGGTGTTGGAATGACAATCCCAAGGAAGATCCATGCCCCTAAATTGTGGGATTTTCAAGTCAACTGGAGGAGAGTTCCCAGCTTCTTTCTTAATTGTAATGGCATCAAGAGGTTTGCCATGTGAGGCACTGGTACTCTTGGTGAGTGAGCCATGGTTTTCAAAAAAAAGTGGCAAGTCCTTTAAATTATTGAGGTTGCTGCTTGCTTGTTTGAGCTTAAATAAATCATCTAACTGAGGTTTGCCCCACAAGCTATCATGAAAAACAACAGGATGTGTCTGATTGTGGTTAAGCAGACTCACAGTTTCCAAATTGGCCAAAGAAAGAGGTGAAGGCTGTCCAAGGAATAGATGCTTCGGGTTCATGAGCTCCTCCTTTATAAGAAGCGAGCGGGCAAGTGGTGGTTTGACAGACACAGAGCCAGAACTCCCATCCTGCATAATTTTTTGTGGTGGGTTATCTTCCTCATCAAGGTCTTGGTAGTTTTGATCAGCAAACAGGGAATGCCTGATTAAGACAAAAATACAGAGTTGAATATTTTAGTGGTTTAAGAAATACTTAGTTTTTAAATTACAAAGTAGTATTGTTAAAGAAGTAGGTATAATTGACATCTGGAACACACCAATTGATCTGCAAAGTAATAAGGGAGAGTGGAgccatgaaaataaacaacaacagccccactgggggggggggggggtggtccCTTAAATATGTGGTTACATAAAATGTACCGCTGTCTTACAAGTCCATGTTAGCCTCTAGGTATTTTTCTGAATTTCTGTCTGAAATAACATGGCTAAATTTGAATGATTATTACTTTCTAAATACTtagaattaattaaaataattggattTTTGTGTAAAAGGACACAGAAACAAAAGTAGAAACATATGTGGTGTTTGACCCTAAGAAAGTTTACATATGCTTCTAATTGACTCCTAAATGGCAAAAAatttagatattttttaaatttagaattttttttttacactgtaaaTGACTTTAGAGACATCAACTGTGATCCACATATGTGGATTTATTTGTAGAACTTTACCAGAAAATGTTCTGAGTGttccaaatgtatttatttttgatacTTATTCAAGTCTAAATAGTGTTTTTTGAACTATGAAAtttgttttttggttaaaaaataaataaataattttatgactTACTACAAATATACATTGCATGGTTTATGTTTGAGCTATGAAAAGCCATTTTGGGCAATATTTGGGTCTAACAAACAATAATGAACTTACTACGAGAGTAACTATTAGTCCTTTTTGAAATATTGGGGTAATAAATGTTCAAAGTAcccgtctcctgtccctcaccaagtggcgATTTACCCTcaataaacagtaaaaacccttagttatggtgtgttttattctgatgtactgagtttatttctgatgtttacacttgtttctcaccgagtacggtgttcctttaaatgactgatgtgttaaaaggcgagagctgcactctgattggctgtagagcaaggcaaccacccccacaccccctgctgcatttaaatgtcctcagtgggaga includes:
- the LOC136676852 gene encoding ligand-dependent corepressor-like isoform X2 → MASLCKRQQCTIQRRGFRQELDSWRHKLIHCVGFESILEGLFGPGLVKDLTVFEDCEPKHVSDWSFGENCLFCCLRREKAKENLSNLNNQILPDVDKYKPEQATIFKFERQAEDFLNAVFYRRDQPSFSDPHIPLVAREIMQRMIRQFAVEYTSKTSASQDIPHPQSQLNGTKDQSLQKAPSPDLAANSPTCLSTSPGTSVAASAQNPVLSKLLMADQDSPLDLTVKKPNVESSNQDEVLDLSTKKHKNSSSISLKTSHGFSLAPAIKRHSLFADQNYQDLDEEDNPPQKIMQDGSSGSVSVKPPLARSLLIKEELMNPKHLFLGQPSPLSLANLETVSLLNHNQTHPVVFHDSLWGKPQLDDLFKLKQASSNLNNLKDLPLFFENHGSLTKSTSASHGKPLDAITIKKEAGNSPPVDLKIPQFRGMDLPWDCHSNTSDLYSCSSMRVTSVQSENCLQRKLRAILPKQNRRAGLGALLDGTAVGEYWGSDADQSTPAPQYSTSDPEADPTGSKQPRKKRGRYRQYNSEILEEAITVVMSGKMSVSKAQNIYGIPHSTLEYKVKERMGTLKNPPKKKLKQMLRIEGQDSGITAEAENPSKPTGTLSTME
- the LOC136676852 gene encoding ligand-dependent corepressor-like isoform X3; this translates as MTGLPVTVSDQPSFSDPHIPLVAREIMQRMIRQFAVEYTSKTSASQDIPHPQSQLNGTKDQSLQKAPSPDLAANSPTCLSTSPGTSVAASAQNPVLSKLLMADQDSPLDLTVKKPNVESSNQDEVLDLSTKKHKNSSSISLKTSHGFSLAPAIKRHSLFADQNYQDLDEEDNPPQKIMQDGSSGSVSVKPPLARSLLIKEELMNPKHLFLGQPSPLSLANLETVSLLNHNQTHPVVFHDSLWGKPQLDDLFKLKQASSNLNNLKDLPLFFENHGSLTKSTSASHGKPLDAITIKKEAGNSPPVDLKIPQFRGMDLPWDCHSNTSDLYSCSSMRVTSVQSENCLQRKLRAILPKQNRRAGLGALLDGTAVGEYWGSDADQSTPAPQYSTSDPEADPTGSKQPRKKRGRYRQYNSEILEEAITVVMSGKMSVSKAQNIYGIPHSTLEYKVKERMGTLKNPPKKKLKQMLRIEGQDSGITAEAENPSKPTGTLSTME
- the LOC136676852 gene encoding ligand-dependent corepressor-like isoform X4, with protein sequence MLPVHLRIPDQPSFSDPHIPLVAREIMQRMIRQFAVEYTSKTSASQDIPHPQSQLNGTKDQSLQKAPSPDLAANSPTCLSTSPGTSVAASAQNPVLSKLLMADQDSPLDLTVKKPNVESSNQDEVLDLSTKKHKNSSSISLKTSHGFSLAPAIKRHSLFADQNYQDLDEEDNPPQKIMQDGSSGSVSVKPPLARSLLIKEELMNPKHLFLGQPSPLSLANLETVSLLNHNQTHPVVFHDSLWGKPQLDDLFKLKQASSNLNNLKDLPLFFENHGSLTKSTSASHGKPLDAITIKKEAGNSPPVDLKIPQFRGMDLPWDCHSNTSDLYSCSSMRVTSVQSENCLQRKLRAILPKQNRRAGLGALLDGTAVGEYWGSDADQSTPAPQYSTSDPEADPTGSKQPRKKRGRYRQYNSEILEEAITVVMSGKMSVSKAQNIYGIPHSTLEYKVKERMGTLKNPPKKKLKQMLRIEGQDSGITAEAENPSKPTGTLSTME
- the LOC136676852 gene encoding ligand-dependent corepressor-like isoform X1, giving the protein MASLCKRQQCTIQRRGFRQELDSWRHKLIHCVGFESILEGLFGPGLVKDLTVFEDCEPKHVSDWSFGENCLFCCLRREKAKENLSNLNNQILPDVDKYKPEQATIFKFERQAEDFLNAVFYRRADQPSFSDPHIPLVAREIMQRMIRQFAVEYTSKTSASQDIPHPQSQLNGTKDQSLQKAPSPDLAANSPTCLSTSPGTSVAASAQNPVLSKLLMADQDSPLDLTVKKPNVESSNQDEVLDLSTKKHKNSSSISLKTSHGFSLAPAIKRHSLFADQNYQDLDEEDNPPQKIMQDGSSGSVSVKPPLARSLLIKEELMNPKHLFLGQPSPLSLANLETVSLLNHNQTHPVVFHDSLWGKPQLDDLFKLKQASSNLNNLKDLPLFFENHGSLTKSTSASHGKPLDAITIKKEAGNSPPVDLKIPQFRGMDLPWDCHSNTSDLYSCSSMRVTSVQSENCLQRKLRAILPKQNRRAGLGALLDGTAVGEYWGSDADQSTPAPQYSTSDPEADPTGSKQPRKKRGRYRQYNSEILEEAITVVMSGKMSVSKAQNIYGIPHSTLEYKVKERMGTLKNPPKKKLKQMLRIEGQDSGITAEAENPSKPTGTLSTME